The Pan paniscus chromosome 3, NHGRI_mPanPan1-v2.0_pri, whole genome shotgun sequence genome includes a window with the following:
- the PTTG2 gene encoding securin-2, giving the protein MATLIYVDKEIGEPGTRVAAKDVLKLESRPSIKALDGISQVLTPRFGKTYDAPSALPKATRKALGTVNRATEKSVKTNGPRKQKQPSFSAKKMTEKTVKTKSSVPASDDAYPETEKFFPFNLLDFESFDLPEEHQIAHLPLSGVPLMILDEEGELEKLFQLGPPSPVRMPSPPWECNLFAVSFKHSVDPGC; this is encoded by the coding sequence ATGGCTACTCTGATCTATGTTGATAAGGAAATTGGAGAACCAGGCACCCGTGTGGCTGCTAAGGATGTGCTGAAGCTGGAGTCTAGACCTTCAATCAAAGCATTAGATGGGATATCTCAAGTTTTAACACCACGTTTTGGCAAAACATACGATGCTCCATCAGCCTTACCTAAAGCTACCAGAAAGGCTTTGGGCACTGTCAACAGAGCTACAGAAAAGTCAGTAAAGACCAATGgacccagaaaacaaaaacagccaaGCTTTTCTGCCAAAAAGATGACCGAGAAGACTGTTAAAACAAAAAGCTCTGTTCCTGCCTCAGATGACGCCtatccagaaacagaaaaattcttTCCCTTCAATCTTCTAGACTTTGAGAGTTTTGACCTGCCTGAAGAGCACCAGATTGCACACCTCCCCTTGAGTGGAGTGCCTCTCATGATCCTTGATGAGGAGGGAGAGCTTGAAAAGCTGTTTCAGCTGGGACCCCCTTCACCTGTGAGAATGCCCTCTCCACCATGGGAATGCAATCTGTTTGCAGTCTCCTTCAAGCATTCTGTCGACCCTGGATGTTGA